In Zingiber officinale cultivar Zhangliang chromosome 8B, Zo_v1.1, whole genome shotgun sequence, a single genomic region encodes these proteins:
- the LOC122015236 gene encoding uncharacterized protein LOC122015236 isoform X1, whose amino-acid sequence MSCSKTGERRKHSANRTMVDVDRRMSALGPAHSAGLRRLSVRAATAYATSTTTHRLGVLSLRPLAEVILSHLHAASVPLRPGLSEPELARLEADLAFCFPPDFRALLALALPSGPGFPDWRAPGPGHLLRLPRSAAALQVARGSLWPHSWGSRPADPARALRRARAALRRASLLIPLFGRCYLPCFPCLAGNPVFYVDDSRIFCCAIDIIDFFQCRSPFSPYPSCSSALPSLEAARWIEFWSDAASDHRRRISSSSSSSTSCSYSSSPPPDPVRFVEIRTPRLPDWVGCYLDGIGSALRQGGWGESDVQEMVHVPVSSLFDAGDERVARANILVDPEAALDALLVKAGRCSDSLQQAGWSPKDVSDALGIEHPRRKGRRQRSTVEVPPAIALRVEELAQAVARS is encoded by the coding sequence ATGTCTTGTTCTAAAACCGGAGAAAGGAGGAAGCATAGTGCAAACCGTACCATGGTGGATGTCGACCGTCGGATGTCCGCCCTCGGCCCGGCCCACTCCGCCGGCCTTCGCCGTCTATCGGTCCGGGCCGCCACAGCTTACGCGACTTCCACCACGACGCACCGCCTCGGCGTCCTCTCCCTTCGCCCCCTCGCGGAGGTCATCCTCTCCCACCTTCACGCTGCCTCCGTCCCACTGCGCCCGGGACTCTCCGAGCCTGAGCTCGCCCGCCTCGAGGCCGACCTCGCCTTCTGCTTCCCCCCGGACTTCCGCGCCCTCCTCGCCCTCGCGCTCCCTTCCGGCCCCGGCTTCCCGGACTGGCGCGCCCCCGGTCCCGGTCACCTCCTCCGCCTGCCTCGCTCAGCCGCTGCTCTTCAGGTAGCCCGCGGCTCCTTATGGCCGCATTCGTGGGGTTCCCGCCCTGCCGACCCCGCCCGAGCCCTTCGTCGGGCCCGTGCCGCTCTGCGCCGCGCGTCGCTGCTGATACCACTCTTCGGCCGCTGCTACCTCCCTTGTTTTCCCTGTCTCGCCGGGAACCCTGTTTTCTACGTCGACGACTCCCGCATCTTCTGCTGCGCCATTGACATCATCGACTTCTTCCAGTGTCGTTCCCCCTTTTCTCCGTACCCGAGTTGCTCTTCCGCTCTCCCCAGCCTCGAAGCCGCCCGATGGATCGAATTTTGGAGCGACGCCGCATCCGATCACCGGCGCCGCATCTCCTCTTCGTCGTCGTCCTCCACTTCCTGCTCTTATTCATCGTCGCCGCCTCCCGATCCGGTTCGCTTTGTGGAAATCCGAACTCCAAGGCTGCCAGACTGGGTCGGGTGCTACTTGGACGGCATCGGCTCCGCCTTAAGGCAGGGAGGGTGGGGCGAATCGGACGTCCAGGAGATGGTCCACGTACCCGTCTCCAGTCTCTTCGACGCCGGCGACGAGCGCGTCGCGAGAGCTAATATATTGGTCGATCCAGAGGCTGCGCTTGACGCACTGCTCGTGAAAGCGGGGCGGTGCTCAGATTCACTCCAGCAGGCGGGGTGGAGCCCCAAAGACGTCTCCGACGCGCTGGGCATCGAGCACCCCCGGCGAAAGGGGAGAAGGCAACGGTCGACGGTGGAGGTACCGCCTGCAATCGCGCTCAGGGTGGAGGAGCTGGCACAGGCGGTGGCCCGATCGTAA
- the LOC122015237 gene encoding ethylene-responsive transcription factor ERF014-like, whose product MVKSSSSSIAPLPTTKGRSGQGKRQYKGVRMRSWGSWVSEIRAPNQKTRIWLGSYSTAEAAARAYDAALLCLRGNSSALNFPTSPPFSGGVPGVMSPKSIQRVAAAAAAQETVPATAPSPQTAPSPSEQAEAAANEGSTSLESLDLEAFFQSPRCMDYMLHPAISFFGAPRVEDCWNEEAGEISLWTFF is encoded by the coding sequence ATGGTGaagagcagcagcagcagcattgCTCCGTTGCCGACGACGAAGGGAAGAAGCGGCCAGGGGAAGAGGCAGTACAAGGGGGTGCGGATGAGGAGCTGGGGTTCCTGGGTCTCCGAGATCCGAGCGCCCAACCAGAAGACCAGGATTTGGCTCGGATCCTACTCCACCGCGGAGGCCGCCGCCCGGGCCTACGACGCCGCGCTCCTCTGCCTCCGGGGGAATTCCTCCGCCCTCAACTTCCCTACCTCCCCGCCCTTCTCCGGCGGCGTCCCCGGCGTCATGTCCCCCAAGTCCATTCAGAGAGTGGCGGCGGCAGCCGCGGCCCAAGAAACTGTTCCGGCGACGGCGCCGTCACCTCAGACAGCGCCGTCGCCGTCGGAACAGGCGGAAGCAGCGGCCAACGAGGGCTCCACCTCGCTTGAATCGCTCGATTTGGAGGCATTCTTCCAGTCGCCCAGGTGCATGGACTACATGCTTCACCCGGCGATCTCCTTCTTCGGCGCTCCCCGAGTCGAGGACTGCTGGAACGAAGAAGCTGGCGAGATCAGCCTGTGGACGTTCTTCTga
- the LOC122015236 gene encoding mitochondrial phosphate carrier protein 3, mitochondrial-like isoform X2 — MELAEGSRRSLLPNFLYSSSNGSSNLALDRILGRTLPSPAAAAAAAGNGASTAPFVVAQAPKESGKIEMYSPAFYAACTAGGIASCGLTHMAVTPLDLVKCNMQIDPAKYKSISSGFGVLLKEQGARGFFRGWVPTLLGYSAQGACKFGFYEFFKKYYSDLAGPEFASKYKTLIYLAGSASAEIIADVALCPFEAVKVRVQTQPGFARGLSDGLPKFVKSEGVGGLYKGIVPLWGRQIPYTMMKFASFETVVEMVYKYAIPAPKDQCSKPLQLGVSFAGGYIAGIFCAIVSHPADNLVSFLNNAKGATVGDAVQKLGLWGLFTRGLPLRIVMIGTLTGAQWGIYDAFKVMVGLPTTGGVAPAAAPAAEVSKLEAAA; from the exons ATGGAATTGGCCGAGGGATCTCGCAGATCCCTCCTCCCGAACTTCCTCTACTCGTCTTCCAACGGGTCCAGCAATCTTGCCCTTGATCGCATCCTGGGGAGGACCCTGCCCTCGCCTGCTGCTGCTGCGGCGGCGGCGGGAAATGGTGCTTCGACGGCCCCGTTCGTTGTTGCCCAGGCGCCTAAGGAGTCCGGAAAGATAGAGATGTATTCGCCGGCGTTTTACGCTGCCTGCACCGCCGGCGGCATCGCCAGTTGTGGGCTCACCCATATGGCTGTCACCCCGCTTGATCTCGTCAAGTGTAACATGCAG atCGATCCTGCCAAATACAAAAGCATTTCTTCAGGATTTGGGGTCTTGCTCAAGGAACAAGGGGCCAGGGGGTTCTTCAGGGGATGGGTTCCTACACTGCTCGGATACAGCGCCCAAGGGGCCTGCAAGTTTGGCTTTTACGAATTCTTCAAGAAGTATTATTCAGATCTCGCTGGCCCTGAGTTTGCATCCAAGTATAAAACTTTGATTTACCTCGCTGGATCTGCGTCTGCCGAAATAATCGCTGATGTGGCTCTCTGCCCCTTCGAGGCAGTGAAGGTGCGCGTCCAGACGCAGCCTGGTTTTGCTAGGGGATTGAGTGATGGCTTACCAAAATTTGTCAAATCTGAAGGTGTTGGAGG ACTTTACAAAGGCATAGTTCCACTCTGGGGGCGTCAAATTCCCT ATACTATGATGAAATTTGCATCATTTGAGACTGTGGTCGAGATGGTATACAAGTATGCAATTCCTGCACCTAAAGATCAGTGTAGTAAGCCACTTCAGCTTGGTGTGAGCTTTGCTGGTGGATATATTGCTGGAATATTCTGTGCAATAGTTTCTCATCCAGCTGATAACCTTGTCTCATTTCTTAACAATGCTAAGGGTGCCACTGTTGGTGAT GCTGTGCAAAAACTTGGTTTGTGGGGTCTATTCACCCGTGGTCTTCCTCTTCGCATCGTCATGATTGGTACTCTAACTGGTGCACAATGGGGGATTTATGATGCATTCAAAGTCATGGTTGGCCT GCCTACAACTGGTGGGGTTGCTCCAGCTGCTGCTCCTGCGGCAGAGGTTTCTAAGCTGGAAGCCGCTGCCTGA